The sequence TCCATTTCAGCCCCAACCGATAGCGAAGATCTGTTGCTGCTTGCTATTTTTCATATCACGATATTGTATTGATTCAAGATATTGATATCTGATTGATGTCCAAAGAATCTTAAAACCTGTATTCAGGATAACGGCGCAGATGGGTGGAAATTTTCTCCTTTAAACATCCAAAAaggtaaaaaatgaaaagaaaaatttgtCTTCTCTTGAACTGACAAATAGAATGTGCAGGTTAACTGGACCAGGCAAACTGCAGTACAAATATGCTAACAGTCACTATGAATGCATACTTCACAGACATGCTAAAAGCTactataataaatatttttatgttaacagCTCCCTCCAGTTGTAAGGTGATTGTATCAGAAGCTACAAAGAGACTACAAAGAATCTGTTTTTGCTTTACAAGTGCTGGATAGGCAACATTttacatataaacataattaAATATGTCAGCATTGCATTCACAGCTCTTTTCATTGTCCTTAAGTGACCAAAAGTAAGagaatgaataaaacaacaacaatagtaataataataatgataatttattGGGGCTTAAATATATTGGTGGTTTTGTCAGATTCTCTGTGTATCCAGTTAGCCTATTTTACATACTGTTACTTTCCATGGCCTGTTTTCTCTGATCCTTGACAATTTACCACTGACTTTGTGGTATGTTATGCCAGAGTAAcgtttttatatgtgtgtgcgtgtttctttTTAACATCTGTTTTGTTGCCCATGtacctgtctttgtgtgttatgCCCAGCCAGCAGATGGTGCGTGAGCAGTATGTCACCACCACCCAGGGCAGCAGCGTGCCCAGGCCGGTGCCCGACTACGTCCACAAGATCGGCATTTATGGCTGGAGGAAGCGCTGCCTCTACTTGTTTGTCCTGCTGCTCATCATCATACTGGTGGTCAACTTCGCCCTCACCATCTGGATCCTCAGGGTGATGTGGTTCAACACGGTACGCATGACTCACCTTGGTAGGCTTTTCAGCTGGGGCAGTTTTCACTCTGTTCTTTGCCCCCTTTTTTCCTGCATGGATTTTCTTTATATCCTCAGGCTTTGATTGTTTGTCCAACACACTGATCTGCTGaccttttattattattagcagaATAAGCAGCAGCATTATCTATCATGGAGTGATGCTTGGCTGTCTAGAGAtagttaatgtgtttttttccttgtcagTCCAGATGGCGGCTGTGGATTTATGCAGAAGCAAACCAAGAAATGCAACAAaccgacacacacacttagatacacatatacacacagttGTGAAATGCCTGCACAGCTAGAGCTGCTGTCTAGTTTATTCTCAGAGTGCCCAGAACTACAGGGAACACAAGTGTTACGTCTGTTTCCAAGTAAATCAAGATTCCTCACCTCCTAACATGCCATGTTTGGGATTCTTAACTTTGAGAAAAAGCTGTTTTACACTTAATCATACAGCTTCACTTGTACATTGTCATTTGCCTGTTAAACCAATCTTGCTGTATCTTCATTTGACTGTGcgtgtgcatttgttttggttgtAGGAAGGGATGGGATATCTCCAAGTACACTCAGACGGGGTCAAGCTGGAGGAGGGCGAGTCAGAGTTTCTTTTCCCTGTCTATGCTCAGGAGATCCACTCCAGAGAAGTAAGATAATCAGGAACGCACACTTTTCTTGCTCCTCTTCCCACATTTTCCTTCACTCTGCCATTCTTCTTATCCTCCCCCTCTACCGtttgctctcctccctcttcattACCAAACTACTTTGCACATTTCAGTGACCTGACAGTCTAGCCATTATCTTATCTCGCTGTTTACCAAACTTTGTTCTGAGTTGGATTTAAGCAGACTACATGTGCTGTGATCAACAAAATCTAATCCTTTGCAGACACTCAGGACACAGCAGTTTTTGTCCAGCTGTAGTGAGCAAACTACATATTTCTGACTGTACTTTTTTGGGAGATGTGTCAGAGCAAGCTGGATTTGGCAGTCCCACATGGTGCACGTGGTGGTGCAGTGAGTTCCCCATTAACCTCAGGGATATTTGTGGTGAAAAGTAGTTTATGGCCCGCCTGCTAGCAGCAGATGGGAACacttttctgcagttgtttacATGTTATGGCTTTTCTTGCTCATAGCAGCAATTTTTGTAGCATTCTTCCTGCTTTATAGGCCTCATTAAAAAGGCATTGTATTCTTCATTTATGGACGGACACTTCTTCTAATGTCTGGATTTCTGTTGAGATTCAAGATTTAGTGAGCCGCTGTTTCACCTTCGACATGGAAGTTAGTTTTGCAGATCATTTATATAAACAGGGCGTCCttacagctgcagaggagcagcgATGATTTATTGCTGTGGTTGCCTCATTTAAACACTTTGTAAAAGCTTAGTTTTTCAGTAATCTCTCTCTCAGTTATCCAGTGTCAAGTCCTCTGCTAACATTTGTGTAAAGTTTGTGTATCACTGTCGAATAAGGCATAATTTATAAAGGGTGCAGCCTATGTCCTGTATGGCACATCGACACCTCTTTAACTTAGTAACCATAAAATCAACAAGACAACCCCCtcaaaaaaagtacaaaaataaaaatacaaatgaagaaatatgCACTGCCATAACATtgtaaaaagaggaaaactaGAATGAAACACTAAAAAGAAGGTGTTGAAAAGCTGTTACTGCTTAATAAATCACTTACTAATTCTTCACAGGCCAGTCTTTAACAAGAAAAACCTTTGAATTTTCAGATTATGCAAAATCTTTCTCTCCTGGTCTGGCATGTTTGtactggaaaatgtttttatgtccGTCTGTTAAAGGGAACATTTCTGatgaacaaaaatgacagaacaagtgttcagccagtgtgtgtgtgcgccatATTTTTCTCCCAtctatttttttccagttactGCCGACATGCTCACAAggacaatgctaacatgctaatgttcaGTAGTTATGATGTTCACCATCTCAGTAGAGATTTCTATCaggctaacatttgctaaaatcACAGCTACCAAATATAgatgaggctgatgggaatgctGTGGCTACATGGCTAAAATCCTCATCGTTCACGTCAAATTGTACAACTTTTAAGAAAGTATTCTTTCATTCAATAtatgtgttattttctctgtttttttaaaaaatgtgcatcGGTTGCTTTTACACAGCATAGaaaacaggcatttttttttccaggactCGTCACTTCTAGTGCACTCATCAGAAAATGTTTCCCTCAATGCCCGCAATGAAAATGGTGATGTCACAGGGAGGATATCAGTGGGTAAGAGCCTTAAAGAGgacgcatgtacacacacagagacacatataGCACTCATGCATGACAAAGTATTCCTTTGATGTATGGGAGCAATGGTAAAGTCATTCACACATTTGTCCTGCAGCAATTTCTCATCCAACATTAACAGTGACAAGAAGCCATCTTTCCATTTATAATCTCTTAGATTTCCATTTAAAATCCATTAAGTGCAACATTCCTCTCCCTACCGTTGCCTCTGGATCACTCTGTATTACACAGAGGGCCTGAGGCATGTGGAGGATCATATTTGTGCTTCCTTTATGGCTCACTGACGGCTGCGTTGGagtattttgtcataattaaaAGGCCAACAAATGACCCAACTAATTGCCGTTTTTCTCTGTGCCGTTATGTGTCCATGATCATTAAGTCATAAAAAGCATAGTTTGCATCCTCTTGGCCCTTAGTTCTAAAAAGTGAAATGCTTGTTAGAGAAGATTACATGCCGGTTCACATTTGAAGGTGTTAAATATCACACTGACTGATCTACCTGCTTTAGATTTGCTTCTCACAGGAGTGGGAACATTAACATAGTGAGGGGTAAAATGAAATAACCTCAGATATGTTACTCTCTACCTCATGGATTAACGTACCCATTTTATTTAGTCAATGGCCATTATATTCTAAAAGTACCGCAGATCTAAAAGGTATACAGGAAgagaaatatttgattttgattattGTAATATTTCCATGTAATATTACCAAACTCCTTCAGGTATTctaactgttgttgttttcatcattgCAGGTCCAAAAGAGGCTCAGGGACATGCTCGAAATCTGCTCATTAACTCCCACAATGACAACATGCTGTTCAGTGCAGATGGCGACCAGACTGTGATTGGACCAGACAAACTACGAGTCACAGGTACACCAGTGTCCACCACCTGCTATTTTCTTGGAAACATTGCACACTTCTTGGCGAAAATGTTTCtcagatttggaaaaaaataatattgacAACAGATGTGAACTCAGCAGAGGCAGTTTGGTTTCATGGCAGATTTCTCTGCAGCAATCCATCAGCTAAGGACAAAGAATGGATGCAGTCATTTTCATAATTGTTTATGTCATACAGCTGAGTGCATGGATATATCTAAAGTACACCTACatagaaatgaaatgtcagGAGCTCAGTTATCTAAACCTGAACATGCATTAATGCCATGTAGGTGAGATCCATTTACATTAAGTGTTATTATTTCATCTTTGGTTttgagacagtgagagaaataTAACGCCTACCACACGGTATGTCGTATTTTACAACAAGGCATGGAAGGGTAAAGAACTGCAATAGCAGGCTGAACCATCccccatttttttctgcctctctgcatccaatgtgtttgtgtattgatGGTGTTGTGTGTCACTGACCACACACTGTGGTGGCTGATTAATGTTGAACAGAGTGTCAGCTGATCGCTTCATAATGCCTGGGGTCATTTTGatccacacagagcagcatgcagcagcagaggagctgtTTAGTAAGATATTTGAAACAAAGCTTCTGTCGAGTAGTTACATCCACCACAGTTGGATCCACATTCTGCATGGTTTGTGGGGGTATCGCATCCAGTTTTACCTTGTGTCTCCCCAAACTGCCTCGCTTTCTTCTTTAGCATTGCCTTATTTATGGAAGTCAAAGTGAACAGACAACACACTCTTCCTTTTTAagaacaaactgtaaactgttcTCTGTGCAGCAGAGTACAgacatgctagcagctctgctttgaactaaatgctaatgtcaccatgctaacatgctcactgtgatgatgctaacatgctcatgcTAAGCAGTCAAAATGTTTGCCGTCTTAGTTTTCATTAGCATTCTAGCATGCTAGCATTTTCTAATtagcaaaatgtatttctgccctggggaccatgaatgtctccTGATGCCAACTGACATAAtagttgctgagatatttcagtctggaccaaagtggtagACTTATCTTAGTTATCTtataattttaactttttgtatAAGTCTATGGGCAGTCCAGTGGTTCATatcaagagggttccaggttcgaatcccagtctgggcccttctgtgtggagtttgcatgctctccctgtgcctgtgtgggttttctccgggttcctaccacaatatcaaaaacatgcaGGTAGGTTatttggctactctacattgccccctaggtgtgagtgtgagagtgtgtggttgtctgcccTGCgattggcgaccagtccagggtgtaccccgcctcttaCCTGTAGTTAGCTTggatagactccagcccccctgtgaccctgacggataagcggtgtagacGATGGATGGATGTCAATCTGTGTCTtgtattaaaaatgttacacacacagttacaggATCAGTATACACATATGCATCAGGCCTTCAGACTGCAGTAGATCTGTAactcagtggttttcaaagtaaGGTCCAGGAACTCCTGGGGCTCCTTAAGAGGATTCCACTGGTAATGGGTTTCTTATACTTTCTGTAATAgaatatttgtgatatttgtgATGTGCATTGTGATATATaagtatgtgaatgtgtttctccATCAGGTCCTGAAGGAGCATTATTCCAGCATTCAGTGGAGGTGCCCCTGCTGAGATCAGAACTTTTAAAAGATCTGAGGTGGCCATCTTGTACTGCATGGGTCCTATTATTGGATAATACATAAAGACTGATTCCCTATTTGTGGAAGAAGTAATATGATGAATAATAAGGATGAAAGCTGTTCTTATAATTTTATATAGCTACAGTATATAAAAAGTTATATAATGTTGCGCTGTTTTTGTTTAAGGTTGGAGTCTCCTACTCGCTCTCTTAGTATGGACGCACCAAAAGGCGTTCATATGAAAGCACTGGCTGGCAACATTGAGGTCGCTTCCAACATGGATGTTATTCTGCAGTCTAGTATAGGACTGGTAAGACAAACACTGTACACTTCTTGAAATCTGCTATACACCAACTTCtggtctgttttttcttttgaccaTCACTGGAGTATATAATACAAAGTATGCTTTTCAGCAACATGTAGCTTCATGCTTCTATAATCTCTAACAGCCACACCTGGGAGCTTTTCACCCAAAAGTGCCTCAATCAAGTGACGTACAACACTAGATGTGCTTTTCCATTTATTGGATGTTTTTCTCTAAAATAGCTTATGGATTACAGGTTCTATTTTAGTTCTACATTTCTTCTtaattttgttgtaaaaattGACATATATGGTTATGGCTGTAGAGGTAGGTTACTGACAGTAAGAAGAGACATTATGCAAACTATTTGGACTTCTAGTTAATATGTATTTGTTAGATTGAGGAGTTCTTTAGATGGCCAAAAAGAGCACAGAGATATCTATCTGAAACTCTGTGATGAGTTCAATACCTTTTGAATGTTTCtcagatttggaaaaaaaatagtattgACAACAGATGTGAACTCAGCAGAGGCAGTTTGGTGATTCTGGCTGAATCATAGCTAGGTAATTACTCTTGTGCAACTAAATGGCTGAACTagataaagtttttttttcccaagcaTTTCACCTTTTAGAATTAATTCCAGGCACATGTATGTCAACGCAGTTTCAGCCTATACCATATACCATACCATACTCATCTCTTTTCTTGCTATAGGGTAAAAAACTGGGTGAACTTGTCATAGATAATTGTAAAAGTTATTTGAGTGCTCACATAATTTTTATTCTGTCACATGATGGTGGACTTTGTATCACATTCTATTTGTTATATCTTCCTTACggaccagcagctggttagGGACTGGACATCTCCCACCGCACTCTGTGCCATGCTATACGTATGGACTCGCATTAGGCGGGAAGAATGAAGCAGAGTGATATTTTCTTGTGTATTCAATCCCACTCTGTTCTCCTTGCTCTCCGTGCTGTCTGCTGTGCAGCTGGTGCTGGACGCTGAAACGGTACGCATGCCGAGCCTGCCCCTGAGCAAAGGAGGAGTTTCTGGAAATGCTCAGGGTCTCTATGAGGTCTGTGTCTGTCCCAGCGGCAAGCTCTTCCTGTCCAAGGCTGGAGTCACCTCCACTTGCAGTGAGAATCAGGAGTGCTAGAAAGACTACGTAATCAATTTTTGATCTCTCAGTAGATGCATTTTCTGAGAGGCAACAAGCACAACTGTTTatatctgactttttttttttttaaatctttatccCACAGTGGATCTATGATGATCTCAGTGTTAAAATGCCACTGGCACATCAAGGCctgcaaaaatacaaatggCTGCTGGCTTACATGTTGAAGATGTCATGAAATGCATCCGTTTAGTTGCATTTATGACCTTCTAACTATTCAGCTGAAACAAATTGGCACTCAGTTCTAAATTTATCTGCATCAGagctttgtggattttttttttttatacatacaaTCTTGGCTGGGCAATGAGGAGCTGGTAACAGCTTACATCCTATGCAATATTATCTTGTGGTGCAATAAACAAAAGTGATGCATATCAAGGGCTTGGGTTAATCATAATGTTTATTGATTTTGGTTTACTTATGCTTCTTATTCCAAGCCCTTGGTATGGAACTTTTTGTCTAGGTGTTTAGCATGCTTTATTTAATTGGAGAAACAAAATATAGAATTGTTGgtatatattttgtcattgtcacAGACACTTTAGGTAATTTAGAGATGgatttttatctgctttttttcttaactCAAATTCAGCCACGACAGCAGGCAACAcacttgtttattgttttgtttcaactgCTTTATAGGCATTAGATTAAAATATTGTATTCATAAGGCATAATAAAGTTTTAGTGTGGTGTCACGTGTGTAATTatctttggttttttttcttcagcttatAATGTTATGTATGCTTGGCCTGTGTAATTTTTAAGGCCTAAAAACCTAAGCATATAATTATGCATTAGCTACAAGACAGTCTGTATTTGTTCAGTAACATTATTCACATCTAAgtgttgataaaaaaaacattaccaCGGCAAAACGCAAACATACAAAACAGGTCTAATAAATGTACTTTGGTTGTGGGAAGTTTATGATTCTGAGTGGAAACATTATAGGATTATTTTGCGTTTTGCATCATATAtgcattgattttcttttcacacaatATGCATGACAGGTAATTAACATTTACCTCTACCACAATATTAAGATTTTGGTTCACTATGTTAAAAAGGCAAtattttgtgatgtgatgttaaATTGAGTTTAGCAATAATTTAACTGCAAGACTGTTTTTAGCAAAATTGCCATCTCATGGTATTGTATTATCATTGTCGGTGTTAATAAGTAGATAGGTAGTTATGTTCTGGCATATTTTGAAGTGTGTaatgtgtatttattaattttgtaTGGGAATAAACTTTGTGCTATTCTTCTATGTGTCAGTGACAGTGAATCATTCTTGTCctcttgtttttcaaatgataGGGCTCATGTTTTCTAGTTAATGCATTACATATTACAGGTCCACTGTTGCTTGTGTTGGTCTATGCACCAAAGCTGTGATGTagagatacactatatgggcaaaagtattgggttATCTGACATGTAATAGTCAGAtgaacagggactttaatgacatcacgttttttttatgtgaatcTTAGCCCATTCATGCCgcagagcaatagtgaggtccAATACTGatgttccagttcattccaaaggtgtttgatgggattgaggtcagggctctgcgTGGGCtaatcaagttcttccacaccaaactcatcctgggctttgctttgtgcaccggAGCACAGTCATCCTGGagtagaaaagggccttccccacactgttgccacaaagttggaagcatagcattgtccaaaatgtcttggcatgctgaaccgctaagatttcctttcactagAAGGAAGAGGCCCAGCCCAGCCCCTAAAAAGCAGGGCCATtacattacttttgtctatatagtatagcTCATGcagttttaatcattttgtaaacatgttttttggcTCTCTAATGCGCTCTAGTGGACAAGCTCTGCAGTATCATCAGGATGCACAAAACAGATTATCTGACCGCCAGCATAAACAAATGGACTTAAGCCTGCAAACCAAGAGAACAAACTTTCTGATCTTATTCAGTAGGTCCAAATGAGTATTTGTTGTCACATTTGAGGCCTTTGTGCATATGTCTACATGATAATACCAATGTTGGTACCAGTTGGTCAAATCAGGATTTCTCAAATTAAGTGATTAAATCATATATGGGTCACACTTCAATGAAAAAAAGTCATATCAATCAGATTTTATTGTTATGTGTGAACTTCATCATTATTCCACAACTAAACTTTTTTCTCTATCACATATAAACTTAGAGCCCCTACTGGCTGTGACAGTCCCACCAATCCCACCATAAAGACTACATTATAACTGAGTTAATATTTCTCCACTTAGAAAACAAATAGGTTGTTTGGCAGGCAAATAAATTACTTAGTACAATCTGATGCAATACAAAATATGCCAATAGtttaaatcacaaacacacagctatcattttttttttaattttccttcttttataAACCTAGAAACAAAagtggaaacagtttgtttaaggAGAATTTATTAGGCCTTCCTATGGCACAGTGTACATCAACATGTACGACAGACAAGATTCTCCACGGGTTAGTCATGGAGACACACTCAGTTGTATCACCTCAAGCTTGAGGGGTAATAAGACAACAGGTACCAtgaagcacattttaaattatgtttgaaaatgacatttacaaTATGTGGTCAGTCTGTGTGTAGTCCTTCACATCAACagtaaaataagcaaaaatacagtaaaaacacacaagcaccaTAGTTTGGTGCTGTTTTATGTTCCTTAAACCAGAAATTGCCAAAAAGGTATGAACATGGTTTAATGCTGGCAAAGGTTAGCATGTTAAGGGCTGTGCCCAAATTATGGCAAATATATGCGGCTCTTTATTTTATCACACTGTCCTACTGAGAATTCCCAAACATGCCATCTGCATAAAGAAAATAGATACGTTTAGTTGATTCTTTAAGCAAAAACAGAGCTACAGTCACCATTGCCCTCTCCAAAGATAAGTTTAAGTTATCAAAGCAGACTTGGTCTTTGTAGAGCCCCAGAGTACACATGGTTTACAGGTTTAGAACATATATGAACAGTTAATGACGCAAAATAGTAACCAATTGTTACTCTATAGAGCACAACAAACATTTAACGttgctttaacaaaaaaaatcttcagtgAAAAAAACTATTTCTTTCAAAGTAATATAAAGAGTTTTCCATTCACAGTTGGATTCTCCCAAGTTGCTGGGGTGACATAAGTGTTCTATAAATCCAAGTGCAAGTATATGAGGATTTTCAAAAAAGTGCTTTGTCCATAAACAAGTGACTGGCTATATTACAGAAAATTTTACAACTTTTACAGAAATGATATGAAATTAGtgattaaaatacaaaaaaaaaaaaaaattacatacaTAGTTGAAATTTCCTTGACTTGATGACACCTTGCATGACTGCAACTGAAGTGTTtgaggatttatttatttcttcattataAGCGCATCATTTCAGTACACTCAACTGCTTTTCTGCAgcaagaaaatatatatatatgtatttatattttttttataaaagataaagtaaaaaaagcagcatatttttaatttaactcaGAGCAAATATATTCAATGTGGGGACTTTGGTAAACAACACATATTGCTTAGGCATTTGTATGTACAGCatatgcagattttttttttaatatattacaGCAAATCTATATTGAGACAGTCTAATAAGTAATGGGAgccatacatttatttactgtgcatgGGCCACAGAACCCCCATCACAGATAGAAACTGCATATGTACTATAAGCTGCCAGCTGGATAATTAAATTTTATTCAAATtgatatactgtacatgatCTGTATTGCACACAGCCACGCGTTTCCTCTATTCCACGGAGGATATATGCATATGCATAGTTTCATTATCATCTTGAACAACAGTATTATATTTTTTGCTGCACAAAAGTTTCGAGCTTTATGATAATACGTGCGGTACATTCCATCACTCTCATTGCCACTTCAGATGTGTACCTGTCATTGGGAATTTGTGGAAACGGCAGGAGATCAGGATAGCGAGTTCTCAAACTGTCCACACCATATCCTTCCAGGATTTGAACATCATTGGCGAGGCCTGTTAACTGGGTGTTGTACTCCTCAACTTTCTGAGCTAGAGCAGTTGGTTTCACATCTTTGTCTGACTTTCCTCTAACTGCATAGTCGGCAGCTATCAGTGCAAGCTTTGTGGCCAGATAGCATTTGAAACAGACCCACTCATTGGCATTTTTGTGAAGATCGTTCCGAGCAGCCGAGTAGTTTGCTCTTGCTTGTCTCAGCCACCTGCGGGCTTCCACAGGATTTCCAACTGTCTTGAAAGTAGGGGGCACAAAGAAACGTTGAGAGTGTGATGAAGCTGCATAGCTTGTATGACGTTCCCTGAACTGCTGCCTTTCTGACTTGTGACTTGTTGCTTCTTGGTTCCATGATGAATAAAACCTTTGAAAAGAGAACTTCTCTGAGTGGAAGCGGGATGATGATGTGGAATATGATCTCCTGGAAGCTCTGTCGGTATTTTGTTGATCAGCCAAAGACTGCTTCTCCATCCTGTTGATCTCGTTTTGTAAGTGTTTAAAGACTTCTGTGGCAATGTCCAGATTCTCTGCATTTTTGTCTGGATGCCACTTGAGATACAATCGGCGGATgatcttctttctctctgtctcaggaAGCTTCCAAGCTTGTTCAACTACTAAGGTCACTTCTTTCAGAATTTCAGGCAATGCATGAAGCTTGATCTTTTTTGGAGAGTGTTTTTGAGGGGGAGGTCTGAGGTTTTCCTTACCAGCAAAAAGAGGAGGGATCATTCGTAGACCAGAAGAATGACTGTTAGGACTCGTAGGAGTTGATGGAGTACTGGCGTCTCGCACATGGCTACTTTCATCTTGTCTTGAGAATTTGTACAAGTCGAGAGAACTGACTATCTTGTACTCACTGTAACCAATGTCAATCTGGAAACATTTTCCAAGgaaatttgtgttttcctcctcttctctttctacTTCTTGAACAATGATGGCATATGTATAGGTAGGCTGGTAGGTCCCATACATGTCTCCACCCTCAGAGTCTAC comes from Scatophagus argus isolate fScaArg1 chromosome 5, fScaArg1.pri, whole genome shotgun sequence and encodes:
- the sgcg gene encoding gamma-sarcoglycan; its protein translation is MVREQYVTTTQGSSVPRPVPDYVHKIGIYGWRKRCLYLFVLLLIIILVVNFALTIWILRVMWFNTEGMGYLQVHSDGVKLEEGESEFLFPVYAQEIHSREDSSLLVHSSENVSLNARNENGDVTGRISVGPKEAQGHARNLLINSHNDNMLFSADGDQTVIGPDKLRVTGPEGALFQHSVEVPLLRSELLKDLRLESPTRSLSMDAPKGVHMKALAGNIEVASNMDVILQSSIGLLVLDAETVRMPSLPLSKGGVSGNAQGLYEVCVCPSGKLFLSKAGVTSTCSENQEC